The following coding sequences lie in one Brettanomyces bruxellensis chromosome 6, complete sequence genomic window:
- the PHO85 gene encoding negative regulator of the PHO system, whose product MSASSSQFQQLEKLGEGTYATVYKGRNRQLGTLVALKEINLDSEEGTPSTAIREISIMKELRHENIVTLYDVIHTENKLTLVFEHMDKDLKKYMDAYGNRNGSLPAPVVKSFMFQLLKGIAFCHDNRVLHRDLKPQNLLINNKGQLKLGDFGLARAFGIPVNTFSNEVVTLWYRAPDVLLGSRNYTTSIDMWSAGCILAEMFSGKPLFTGSSNEDQLKKIFRIMGTPNERTWPGVSSYPNYKPDFSVFIPQDLRILIPSIEPGALDLVQRLLQMRPEMRISARQALNHEWLEEYTREGKSPLAVFQQIHNGEQLQQQSQQQQQQQQQQQIPMQTQNQPNLQYGYQMQN is encoded by the coding sequence ATGTCGGCATCGTCATCTCAATTTCAACAACTAGAAAAGCTAGGGGAAGGTACATATGCTACGGTCTATAAAGGTAGAAACCGTCAGTTGGGCACCTTGGTTGCCCTTAAGGAAATCAACTTGGATTCAGAGGAGGGAACACCATCCACCGCTATCAGAGAAATATCTATCATGAAGGAATTAAGACACGAGAATATTGTTACCTTATACGATGTAATACACACTGAAAACAAACTTACCCTAGTGTTTGAACATATGGATAAAGAcctaaaaaaatacatgGATGCATATGGGAACAGAAATGGCTCGCTTCCAGCTCCAGTGGTGAAATCTTTCATGTTTCAGCTTTTGAAGGGTATTGCCTTCTGTCATGATAACAGAGTGTTGCACAGAGATTTGAAGCCACAAAACTTGCTAATCAACAACAAGGGCCAGTTGAAACTAGGAGACTTTGGATTGGCACGAGCCTTTGGAATTCCAGTGAACACCTTTTCAAATGAAGTTGTCACTTTGTGGTACAGGGCACCTGATGTTCTACTTGGATCTAGGAATTATACCACTTCCATTGATATGTGGTCTGCAGGCTGCATTCTTGCCGAGATGTTTTCAGGAAAGCCTCTTTTTACGGGTTCCTCAAACGAGGACCAACTTAAAAAGATATTCAGAATCATGGGTACGCCTAATGAAAGAACCTGGCCTGGTGTGTCGAGCTATCCAAACTACAAACCGGATTTCAGTGTATTTATACCTCAAGATTTGCGCATTTTAATACCTAGTATCGAGCCTGGTGCTCTTGATCTGGTTCAAAGACTGTTACAAATGAGACCCGAGATGCGAATCAGTGCTAGACAGGCTTTAAACCATGAATGGTTAGAAGAATACACGCGTGAGGGAAAATCACCACTTGCTGtgtttcaacaaattcacAATGGCGAACAATTACAACAGCAAtcacagcagcagcagcagcaacagcagcaacagcaaatTCCAATGCAAACTCAGAATCAGCCTAATCTACAGTATGGATATCAGATGCAGAATTGA